The sequence below is a genomic window from Cryptococcus neoformans var. neoformans B-3501A chromosome 8, whole genome shotgun sequence.
AGTAAAATAATTCATGTataccttttttttttggcccATGCTCGGTTGGACTTATTCAAACCGTATGGGCGAGCTTTTAAGGAAATATCAATATGCGAAATCTGTACAAGAATGAGCTGTAGGGCGACGGACGTAAGAGTGGGAGGCgttggaaaaaaaaatgcatATATGGCCCCACGATGCAAAGACcatggaaagaaagaacgCCTCCTCGATTATTCTACTATACGTATACGAGAAGGGGTCAATGGAGAGCAAAAAACAGTCCTCACTACAAGGAAGTTGTACTTTTTACATCTCAACCCCCGATCATCCCTGCGAACAATCTGATCTGCACACgatcttccatctcattctcattctcGATTCCTCGAAAAACAAAATGAatgttctctttccctATCCACACCTCACACTTCACTCTTCATCCGCATCTTCTACAGtcacccttttcctcaCTCCCTCACTCTCACCTTCAGTCCTAGCCCCAACTTCGGCCGCAGTAGGAAGTGCCGAGCTGGGCGCAGGGGAAGATACTTCCACCCCTCCTGCATGTCCCTGCCCATGCTTGGCCTTGCCAGACGCCGATCCAGATCCAGATTTGTGTTTCTTGGTATGGGTATGACCTTTGGCGTGGGTaccgctcttcttcttctttttgggTTCGTCGTAATCCCATCCGGGGATGAACGAGTCGACCTATTTTTCGAAAGCGAGTtagttggaagaagaggaaggggggagaagacgaaagaACAAAACTTACAAAACCGACATCTTCAAATAAATTCGGAAAGATCCAAAtcgccctcttcatcgtcaacaCCGTCACACACCAAAACACCAACCTCACCACCGCCAGCCCCAAAAACGCTCCTACCAGGCCCAACACGCCTACACTCAAATACCACACCCCGATCCTCAGTTTCACCGGCCAAAGTGGGAACATGACACCCGCCAACATGATCAGCACCATGGCCAATCCGCCGAGGTAAGTGTATAGCGGGGAACCGTCGTAGAACCAGGTATAGTACGCGAGTGGGTCGAACGATTGTTGTCGGGAGAGACGGAGGGGTTTCGGTTGGCcagaagggatgggagtTTCGGGAACGGGTCGGTCGGtgcggaggaagaaggcgctGTTAAAAAATCAAGttaaagaagaaaagagttgggaaagagggaaaagaagcgTACAAGGGTAACAGCCTGACCATGAGCTCTTtcgcttcatcctcatcctttaCAGGAGGCACCTTTTTCAGTTTCTGGTAATGCGGGCTAAGCAATGTGCGGATCGCCGTTTTGCCTATTAGATATAGTAGTTATTATAAAGATAAGCACCTCGCATGGAGCATTGTagagattgaagaaaaagaggacgTACCTTTAAAGTACTCTactctcttcccattcaGGATGCCCAGCCGGACTTTTGGTCCTGCTTTTGCACGTAAAAAGTCGACTACATTTTTTAATTCTTGCGGGGCACGTTTTCTGTTGGTTTTTGATTAGGTGCATAGATTGACAGATGTATTTTTAGACGGGCGGGTTGATTGGGAGGAAATGAACAAAGCACACGATCCCATCagcctttccttctctttgtCGTCAGTTGTAAAAGGCAGGAGATGAACGTACTGGGCATCCACGACGGATGTAGCGTTTGCGGGCGTTGCCATAATGTTTTCAGTGTGGTGGAAtaaagaagacgaagaacaaCAATTAATACGTAGCGAGTGGAAGAGTGATGGCGTGGCGCTACAACCACCGTGGGACAAACCCTCGACTCCCCCGCTACGGCGTATCTCATGACGATAGTAGCAATCGCTCCCACCAGAACAATG
It includes:
- a CDS encoding hypothetical protein (HMMPfam hit to Sec62, Translocation protein Sec62, score: 160.4, E(): 3.9e-45); this translates as MATPANATSVVDAQKRAPQELKNVVDFLRAKAGPKVRLGILNGKRVEYFKGKTAIRTLLSPHYQKLKKVPPVKDEDEAKELMVRLLPFAFFLRTDRPVPETPIPSGQPKPLRLSRQQSFDPLAYYTWFYDGSPLYTYLGGLAMVLIMLAGVMFPLWPVKLRIGVWYLSVGVLGLVGAFLGLAVVRLVFWCVTVLTMKRAIWIFPNLFEDVGFVDSFIPGWDYDEPKKKKKSGTHAKGHTHTKKHKSGSGSASGKAKHGQGHAGGVEVSSPAPSSALPTAAEVGARTEGESEGVRKRVTVEDADEE